A stretch of Pseudoprevotella muciniphila DNA encodes these proteins:
- the ilvD gene encoding dihydroxy-acid dehydratase, producing the protein MKIKLRSSLCTDGRRMAGARALWVATGMKRGQFGKPIIAIANSFTQFVPGHTHLHDAGQIVKREIERLGCYAAEFNTIAVDDGIAMGHDGMLYSLPSRDIIADSVEYMVNAHKADALVCISNCDKVTPGMLLAAMRLNIPTIFVSGGPMEAGKWKGENIDLVTAMVKGADKDISDEELAEIENRACPGCGSCSGMFTANSMNSLTEAIGLSLPGNGTILASHVNRRRLFENAARQIVENAMKYYGEGDESVLPKSIATREAFLNAMTLDIAMGGSTNTILHLLAVATEAGVDFKMSDIDALSRKVPCLCKLAPNTQKFSVQECGRAGGILNIIGELDKGGLINRDTIRVNGATLGEDIQKYNICAEKLDAEAKRIYSSAPGGKFTTEMGSQDAVWTTLDTDRAEGCIRDIEHAYTKDGGLAVLFGNIAQDGCVVKSAGVDKSCWYFKGPARVFDSQEDACDGILNGTVKAGDVVVITHEGPKGGPGMQEMLYPTSYLKSRHLGKACALITDGRFSGGTSGLSLGHISPEAAAGGNIGKIVDGDIIEIDIPNRKINVLLSDEELAARPIVPLKRKRVVSKALRAYAAMVTSADKGGVREI; encoded by the coding sequence ATGAAGATTAAATTGCGCAGCAGTTTATGTACCGATGGCCGCCGCATGGCAGGTGCGAGGGCCCTTTGGGTGGCTACCGGTATGAAGCGCGGACAATTCGGCAAACCCATCATAGCCATAGCAAATTCATTCACACAGTTTGTTCCCGGTCACACGCACCTGCACGATGCCGGTCAGATTGTGAAACGCGAGATAGAGCGGCTTGGTTGCTATGCGGCAGAATTCAATACGATTGCCGTGGACGACGGTATAGCCATGGGGCACGACGGTATGCTGTATTCACTCCCTTCGCGCGACATCATAGCCGACAGTGTGGAGTATATGGTGAATGCCCACAAGGCAGACGCGTTGGTTTGCATTAGCAACTGCGATAAGGTAACGCCAGGCATGCTGCTCGCTGCGATGCGCCTGAACATACCGACCATCTTCGTTAGCGGAGGTCCTATGGAAGCCGGAAAATGGAAAGGGGAGAACATCGACCTCGTAACAGCAATGGTGAAAGGTGCAGATAAAGATATCAGTGATGAAGAATTGGCAGAGATAGAAAACCGTGCTTGTCCGGGCTGTGGATCATGCTCAGGCATGTTTACTGCAAACTCCATGAACTCGCTCACGGAAGCCATCGGATTGTCCTTGCCAGGCAATGGTACGATATTGGCATCGCACGTCAATCGTCGCCGCCTGTTTGAAAATGCTGCACGACAAATAGTGGAGAATGCCATGAAGTATTACGGTGAGGGCGATGAAAGCGTACTACCGAAAAGCATAGCCACACGCGAGGCATTCCTCAATGCCATGACGCTTGATATTGCCATGGGGGGGTCAACGAATACGATTCTCCACCTCCTGGCCGTTGCAACAGAGGCAGGTGTGGATTTCAAAATGAGCGACATCGATGCCTTGAGCCGCAAGGTGCCATGCCTCTGCAAACTGGCTCCCAATACACAGAAATTCAGTGTGCAGGAATGTGGTCGCGCCGGCGGTATCCTGAACATCATAGGCGAACTCGACAAGGGTGGGCTGATCAATCGCGATACCATCAGAGTGAATGGTGCTACACTTGGAGAAGACATCCAGAAATACAATATATGCGCAGAAAAACTTGACGCAGAAGCCAAGCGGATTTACTCCAGTGCCCCCGGCGGTAAGTTTACAACAGAAATGGGATCTCAGGATGCTGTGTGGACTACACTCGACACCGACCGTGCAGAGGGGTGCATTCGCGACATAGAACATGCTTACACCAAAGATGGCGGGCTTGCTGTGCTTTTCGGTAATATCGCACAAGACGGCTGTGTGGTCAAATCTGCAGGTGTGGACAAGAGTTGCTGGTACTTCAAAGGTCCGGCACGTGTCTTCGATAGTCAGGAGGATGCTTGCGACGGCATCCTCAACGGAACAGTGAAGGCTGGAGATGTGGTGGTAATTACGCATGAAGGACCGAAAGGTGGACCTGGTATGCAGGAAATGCTCTATCCCACATCATACCTCAAGAGCCGCCATCTCGGCAAGGCTTGCGCGCTCATCACTGACGGACGTTTCTCGGGCGGTACGAGCGGTCTGAGCCTCGGACATATCTCGCCTGAAGCCGCAGCAGGAGGAAACATCGGAAAAATAGTTGATGGGGACATCATTGAGATAGACATCCCTAATCGTAAGATTAACGTATTGCTTTCCGATGAAGAACTGGCAGCGCGACCTATAGTGCCGCTCAAACGCAAGAGGGTGGTGTCGAAAGCCCTGAGAGCATACGCTGCAATGGTCACGAGTGCCGACAAGGGTGGAGTAAGAGAAATTTAA
- the ilvB gene encoding biosynthetic-type acetolactate synthase large subunit has translation MGKILSGGQILMESLINEGVDTIFGYPGGAIMPTYDFLYDYRDRINHVLVRHEQGASHAAEGYARVSGKTGVCLVTSGPGVTNTVTGVADAMIDSTPIVVIAGQVGASLLGSDAFQEVDVVDMMQPVCKWAYQIRDAKDVAWAVSRAFYIASSGRPGPVVLDFAKNAQVEKAEYEPMKVNFIRSYIPVPETDEESIVNAARLINQAERPLVLVGQGVELGYATAELRAFIEKAGMPAGCTLLGLSALPSDHPLNVGMLGMHGSLGSNKMTQKCDLLIAVGMRFDDRITGKLSTYATQAKKIHFDIDPSEINKNVPVDVSVLGDCKTTLPAVTALLEKKEHKEWREAFRPYDEEENRVVIEPQIHPKEGPLRMGEVIRKVSELTQNKAVMVTDVGQNQMMSARYFKFTQCRSVVTSGGMGTMGYGLPAAIGATFGAPERTVCVFLGDGGLQMTIQELGTIMEQGAPVKIILLNNNYLGNVRQWQQLFFRRRYSFTPMLNPDYEKIAEAYNIPCATVIERKDLEAEIEKMVNTPGPYLLQCAIMEEDNVFPMCFPGHDVDDMVLKLED, from the coding sequence ATGGGCAAAATACTTAGTGGAGGTCAGATTTTGATGGAATCGCTGATAAACGAAGGTGTAGATACCATCTTCGGTTATCCCGGTGGAGCCATCATGCCCACATACGACTTCCTGTATGATTACAGAGATCGCATCAACCACGTATTGGTGCGTCATGAACAAGGTGCCTCGCATGCTGCAGAAGGTTACGCTCGCGTGAGCGGAAAGACGGGTGTCTGTCTCGTTACGAGCGGACCTGGTGTAACAAATACCGTTACGGGTGTGGCTGATGCGATGATCGACAGCACACCGATAGTTGTCATTGCCGGTCAGGTAGGTGCTTCTCTGCTTGGTAGCGACGCTTTTCAGGAAGTGGACGTGGTGGACATGATGCAGCCTGTCTGCAAATGGGCTTACCAGATACGCGATGCAAAGGACGTGGCTTGGGCGGTCAGCCGTGCTTTCTATATAGCCAGTAGCGGACGTCCGGGACCGGTAGTGCTCGACTTTGCAAAGAACGCACAAGTGGAGAAAGCCGAGTATGAACCGATGAAAGTAAATTTTATCCGCAGTTACATACCCGTGCCCGAAACGGATGAAGAAAGCATTGTAAATGCCGCGCGTCTTATCAATCAGGCAGAGCGACCACTTGTTTTGGTAGGGCAGGGCGTAGAACTCGGTTATGCAACTGCAGAACTACGCGCTTTCATAGAAAAGGCAGGTATGCCGGCAGGATGTACACTTTTGGGCTTGTCTGCGCTGCCTTCCGACCATCCGCTGAACGTGGGTATGCTGGGTATGCATGGCAGTCTCGGATCGAACAAAATGACGCAGAAGTGCGACTTGCTTATTGCCGTAGGTATGCGTTTCGACGACCGTATCACAGGAAAACTCAGCACTTATGCCACTCAAGCCAAGAAAATCCATTTCGATATCGACCCGTCTGAAATAAATAAAAATGTGCCTGTAGATGTGTCGGTGCTCGGTGATTGTAAAACCACCTTGCCAGCCGTTACGGCTCTCCTCGAAAAGAAGGAGCACAAAGAATGGCGAGAGGCTTTCCGGCCCTACGATGAAGAAGAAAACCGTGTGGTCATCGAACCGCAAATTCACCCCAAAGAGGGACCGTTGCGTATGGGTGAAGTCATACGTAAAGTTTCGGAACTCACACAGAACAAGGCGGTAATGGTAACCGATGTGGGGCAGAACCAGATGATGTCGGCACGTTATTTCAAGTTTACGCAGTGTCGCAGCGTGGTAACTTCTGGTGGTATGGGCACAATGGGATATGGCCTTCCTGCAGCCATAGGAGCGACATTTGGTGCGCCCGAACGAACAGTTTGTGTGTTCCTTGGAGACGGCGGACTTCAGATGACTATACAGGAGTTGGGTACCATCATGGAGCAGGGTGCGCCAGTGAAAATCATTCTGCTCAACAATAATTATCTTGGCAATGTGCGCCAATGGCAGCAACTGTTCTTCCGGCGCAGGTATTCATTCACGCCAATGCTCAACCCCGACTATGAGAAAATTGCAGAAGCATACAACATTCCGTGTGCAACTGTGATAGAGCGCAAAGACTTGGAGGCCGAGATAGAGAAGATGGTGAACACACCCGGACCATATTTGCTGCAATGTGCAATAATGGAGGAGGACAATGTGTTCCCCATGTGCTTCCCGGGGCATGATGTTGACGATATGGTATTGAAATTAGAAGATTAG
- the ilvN gene encoding acetolactate synthase small subunit codes for MMNDNIFASEMSGSSNVPENKISKFPVVNDGKTWYTLIIFSENLAGVLNQITNVFTRRQLNIESLNVSPSGFKGLHRYTVTCRSDFETMKKVVKQIEKKIDVVLARFYTEDHVYVMEQALYKIETSKLIADHDISKAIRKHEAKIVEVNATYSIVSIEGLPSDIVELRHILRDHGCMLQFVSSGIVAVTKSSHEELNSFLKVRKLQKEAITED; via the coding sequence ATGATGAATGATAATATTTTTGCATCTGAGATGTCTGGCAGTAGCAATGTGCCAGAAAACAAGATATCAAAGTTTCCGGTTGTCAACGATGGTAAGACCTGGTACACACTGATTATTTTCTCCGAGAACCTTGCCGGTGTTCTGAACCAGATTACTAATGTGTTTACACGTCGTCAGTTGAACATAGAGAGCCTAAATGTGTCGCCATCGGGTTTTAAAGGACTGCACCGTTATACGGTAACGTGTCGCAGCGACTTTGAAACGATGAAGAAGGTGGTCAAGCAGATAGAGAAGAAAATAGATGTCGTGCTCGCGCGTTTCTACACAGAGGACCATGTCTATGTGATGGAACAGGCACTCTATAAGATTGAAACATCGAAACTTATCGCAGATCACGACATTTCAAAGGCTATCCGAAAACATGAAGCAAAGATAGTGGAGGTAAACGCCACTTATTCCATTGTTTCTATTGAAGGACTGCCAAGCGATATAGTGGAACTACGGCATATTCTCCGCGACCATGGATGTATGTTGCAGTTCGTTTCGAGTGGTATTGTGGCTGTAACAAAGTCGAGCCATGAAGAACTCAACAGTTTCCTGAAAGTCAGAAAATTACAGAAAGAAGCAATAACTGAAGATTAA
- the ilvC gene encoding ketol-acid reductoisomerase, with product MAKINFGGVIEEVATREEFPLEKAREVLKDETIAVIGYGVQGPGQACNLRDNGFKVIVGQREGKTFEKAVADGWVPGETLFSIEEACERGTIICYLLSDAAQIAQWPNVKKHLTAGKALYFSHGFGITYKERTGIIPPADIDVIMVAPKGSGTSLRTLFLEGRGLNSSYAVFQDATGRAEERTLAVGIGVGSGYLFKTDFKREVFSDLTGERGALMGAVQGLFLAQYETLREHGHTPSEAFNETVEEFTQSLLPMVGAHGMDWMYANCSTTAQRGALDWMGPFHDAIKPVMEKLYQSVATGEEAQRSIDSNSQPDYRVKLEAELAALRDSEMWRTGETVRKLRPENN from the coding sequence ATGGCAAAAATCAATTTTGGTGGTGTAATAGAAGAAGTTGCTACCCGTGAAGAATTTCCCTTGGAAAAGGCACGCGAAGTCCTGAAAGACGAGACCATTGCCGTAATCGGATATGGTGTACAAGGTCCCGGACAGGCATGCAACCTGCGCGACAATGGCTTCAAGGTTATCGTAGGTCAGCGCGAAGGAAAGACATTCGAAAAAGCAGTTGCGGATGGCTGGGTACCCGGCGAAACGCTCTTCAGCATAGAAGAAGCCTGCGAGCGCGGAACCATTATTTGCTATCTTCTAAGCGATGCAGCACAAATTGCACAGTGGCCCAACGTGAAGAAGCACCTCACAGCAGGTAAGGCGCTTTATTTCTCACATGGCTTTGGTATCACCTATAAGGAACGCACAGGAATTATTCCTCCCGCAGACATTGACGTTATCATGGTAGCACCAAAAGGTTCTGGAACTTCTCTGCGTACACTCTTCCTCGAAGGACGCGGTTTGAATAGTTCTTACGCTGTATTCCAGGATGCAACAGGTCGCGCAGAAGAGCGCACACTCGCCGTAGGTATCGGTGTAGGTTCAGGCTATCTTTTCAAGACCGATTTCAAGCGCGAAGTGTTCAGCGACCTTACAGGCGAACGCGGTGCATTGATGGGGGCTGTTCAGGGGCTGTTCCTCGCACAGTACGAAACGCTCCGTGAACATGGCCACACACCTTCAGAAGCCTTCAATGAAACAGTAGAGGAATTCACGCAGTCGCTCCTTCCTATGGTTGGCGCACATGGCATGGACTGGATGTATGCCAACTGCTCCACAACGGCACAGCGTGGTGCTCTCGACTGGATGGGTCCTTTCCACGATGCTATCAAGCCCGTAATGGAAAAACTCTATCAGAGTGTGGCTACAGGCGAGGAGGCACAGCGCAGTATCGACAGCAACAGTCAGCCTGATTATCGTGTAAAACTTGAGGCAGAACTCGCTGCATTGAGAGACAGCGAAATGTGGCGTACCGGTGAAACTGTTCGCAAACTTCGCCCGGAGAACAACTAA
- a CDS encoding acyl-[acyl-carrier-protein] thioesterase, whose translation MDTYKFTVEPFTEDVTGRLSWSVLGNHLLRVANLSASSHHFGFSDMQTAKHAWVLSRLVIEMYDMPRTGECYDITTWVSKIYRQFTDRLFSIKKPDGSAYGHAYSIWALIDLDTRMPADLQHLPNGSFHDAVETQVIPIDGPSRIRVKTDGAVRDTHAMYGDLDINGHVNSIRYLQMALDTIYQQYPDDLKPLMSRVRRVEMTYSAESYFGDHLQFFIEKQSHQKYACEIKKPNAESVVKCLIDFFPAK comes from the coding sequence ATGGATACTTATAAATTCACTGTCGAACCTTTTACGGAAGATGTTACAGGCAGACTCTCATGGAGCGTGCTTGGTAACCATCTGTTGCGGGTGGCTAACCTCAGCGCTTCTTCGCACCATTTTGGATTCAGCGACATGCAGACAGCAAAGCATGCTTGGGTGCTCTCGCGTTTGGTTATCGAAATGTACGATATGCCAAGAACGGGCGAATGTTATGACATCACTACGTGGGTAAGCAAAATCTATCGTCAGTTTACAGACCGCCTTTTTTCAATTAAAAAGCCTGACGGAAGCGCATACGGCCATGCATATAGCATTTGGGCACTCATTGATTTGGATACGCGTATGCCGGCGGATTTGCAACATCTGCCCAACGGCAGTTTTCATGATGCTGTGGAAACTCAGGTGATACCCATCGATGGTCCCTCCCGAATCAGAGTGAAGACAGATGGTGCAGTACGCGATACACATGCCATGTACGGCGACCTTGATATTAACGGACATGTGAATTCCATACGGTATTTACAGATGGCACTCGATACGATTTATCAGCAGTATCCTGATGACCTTAAACCTTTAATGAGTCGAGTGCGAAGGGTGGAAATGACATATAGTGCTGAAAGTTATTTTGGAGACCATCTTCAATTCTTTATTGAAAAACAGTCGCATCAGAAATATGCTTGTGAAATCAAGAAACCCAATGCAGAAAGTGTTGTAAAGTGCTTAATTGATTTTTTTCCGGCTAAGTAA
- a CDS encoding VanW family protein — MAKKLFCEISPLTYAISLRKEIMKRKIRNVLSKEVYSNERAEEKLPVLLSSNSNYMIKKGPGIDPVLQDNKADNIRLASSKMNGLVFQPGESFSFWKYVGKTSKRNGFKEGRVIVNGKLISGMGGGLCNLANTINLVVLHSPLTITEIHHHSDALAPDPDGIRVPYSAGTSVNYNFIDYRFRNDTNLPIQLCTWCEDDYLYAELRTTDFFPYRYRLVEENHHFHKADNGKFYRISKIYRETVEHDTGEVVEKKLVWDNHSEVMFDYSLIPAEMIR; from the coding sequence ATGGCAAAGAAACTTTTTTGCGAAATAAGCCCGCTGACATACGCCATATCGCTCCGGAAGGAGATAATGAAACGAAAGATAAGGAATGTGTTGAGCAAAGAAGTGTATTCAAATGAACGCGCAGAGGAAAAACTGCCGGTCTTGTTATCAAGCAATAGCAACTATATGATAAAGAAAGGACCGGGCATAGACCCTGTCCTGCAAGATAACAAGGCAGATAATATACGTCTGGCATCCAGCAAGATGAACGGATTGGTATTTCAACCCGGGGAATCATTCTCCTTTTGGAAATACGTAGGCAAAACGTCAAAACGCAATGGATTCAAAGAAGGTCGTGTTATCGTAAACGGCAAACTGATTTCAGGAATGGGCGGGGGATTGTGCAATCTGGCTAATACGATAAACCTGGTTGTGCTGCATAGTCCGTTGACCATAACGGAAATACATCACCATTCAGACGCACTGGCACCCGACCCGGATGGCATACGTGTGCCATATAGTGCAGGAACATCAGTCAACTACAATTTTATAGACTACCGGTTCAGAAACGATACTAATCTGCCCATTCAACTCTGCACATGGTGTGAAGATGATTATTTGTATGCAGAACTAAGAACGACAGATTTTTTTCCATACAGATACCGACTCGTTGAAGAAAACCACCATTTCCACAAGGCTGATAACGGAAAGTTCTATCGCATCTCAAAAATCTACAGGGAAACAGTTGAGCACGATACAGGTGAAGTGGTGGAAAAGAAACTCGTGTGGGACAACCATTCGGAAGTGATGTTCGATTATTCGCTTATACCTGCGGAAATGATAAGATGA
- a CDS encoding DUF4488 domain-containing protein, with amino-acid sequence MKRIQLLLLALLIGASTGVYAQQDNEQQPPQGAPARPGDKNGPRHHGPRELKLAGIWQQVQRNSADQTLVYLPVWRVMQGDGHFLSFVIAKPNAPAFLIMEGNFHSAKRDGLFLQRVHKSLTNPELEGLEIPIEYVLIEPNLMEIRYMIPSQDKPIVESWERIQMKVPEGVK; translated from the coding sequence ATGAAAAGGATACAATTATTGCTTTTAGCACTTTTGATAGGTGCATCCACGGGTGTTTATGCTCAGCAAGACAACGAGCAGCAACCTCCACAAGGCGCACCTGCACGCCCCGGCGACAAGAATGGTCCGCGCCATCATGGTCCGCGTGAACTGAAACTTGCAGGCATTTGGCAGCAAGTACAGCGTAACAGTGCAGACCAAACACTCGTATATCTCCCTGTTTGGAGAGTGATGCAAGGCGATGGCCATTTCCTCTCATTCGTTATTGCAAAGCCCAATGCTCCGGCATTCCTCATTATGGAAGGTAATTTCCATTCTGCAAAGCGAGACGGTCTTTTCCTTCAGCGTGTTCATAAGAGTCTGACCAACCCTGAATTGGAAGGACTTGAGATTCCCATCGAATATGTACTCATTGAGCCCAACCTCATGGAAATCAGATATATGATTCCAAGTCAGGATAAGCCCATCGTGGAGTCATGGGAACGCATTCAGATGAAAGTGCCCGAAGGCGTAAAATAA